The Silene latifolia isolate original U9 population chromosome Y, ASM4854445v1, whole genome shotgun sequence sequence tgacataagaACTTgtataagagtctctacaaataaaaccaaatctaagtaagtcccaaggttactttgctcgctagctcgtccatgaaccccatataagcatcatcatacctgtcgatcgcattttatacaaatacgaaagccacagtcagtggggagtaactccgagttctcccagccacgaaatgtcataattaatatgtaaacataagaatatgaatatgaataacgcacagccttagcatatagatgttaggcaatcgtgcttatcatgtgaacaacaatataacaacacatagtcctagcatgtgaatactagaccgactcatactacactatcatgtgaatcacataacatccagaactccaaactctatcaaccctagccggcttgcatctcaccttctatgattcatagaatcatcaaacaagaaaggacaatatatctagagacaagcataagttcctagtacaataaatagtcactctgtaactcgagtctataccacgagtaaggtaaacaccctagtcctaacgttgcgcagacctagcgacatgcggaaaactaccgcatccaagacccatgataacaacacatgagtacccctaaggagtccaccaaagggttggctagtacttaagctgactacatacttctaagagtacgtcaggaagtcataccctaacttggatataaacccaccaagctaagacacaaaggctatcaagcggtgaacatacactcgacaaagactataagggcctatctatgacgatggtctaagataccaacaccacacaagacaagtaggacacccacttaaccataagaggggcaaagagtccaaactggcaacataaatacttatactcaaatcaaggactctaggataacatccttccttgtgaaagactacaaaaatgtaaattcggctgacaatccaacaatatccacaatctcattagtaatccaaaactcagcgaaccgttactctcataattcatgagagcaagctaaaatggcaacaaggcaagaagactcaagtataaggcaaccaattcatccaacaaccaacatatgaaaggacaatcatactcaaagacaaatcctcgaccctagtcccgcgacgggtcatcggtcaaatcgaggctgaccggtttaaacctagattgaccaaactcatttggtcaaattggcccagctcagagtcttggcctactttggcccaaatcacaaaattcatcacaatatcattctcatgccatttccaatttctatcatgtgaaaaactatcaacataaagatatATATTCCAACTTAAAAAATATCCTattcaattaaattctcgcataataatgattacccacatgccaaaataccaaaatatataaatacatgaaccataggcccaaaacatcaaacaatagacccaagacccgacccaaagtgacgggtcaaagTCCGGGCCAGACCCtccgggcctgccgggcctgccgCGCCCATTCACGGGCTGTTTTGGGCGGTTTTTCCgccccttttccctttttcctaccaaaatccgtttcaagctcaatttaataccgtctcaagcaacaatcaacaatacccatttcatttcaatactcaagtatatgaaATAACCACAAATTAGTAAACTTTAACAACACAAGTCATATGAAAAACgaactaacacattatcaatcacctaaacacttaacaaacaacaaacacaacatctatgtgacattaaatcgtcgagtaactcagaatagttaccttaaactagcaaagagacaagtaataacttgagaaagcttctaaagaccgaaattatgcatcatcttccacaatatatgagtctcctaactcatcttcatattcttcacctataagaacaacaaaaacacataaattagtcctaaattcgaaaccctaaaaagataAGACCCAAAActaaattgggggaaatgaaaataaagcttactaggagatgaggaatgaaaagaggattccaagcatacaatttttatgaaatttggtggagaaatggaggaattatgaaggatttagggattgtaagggggttattttgagaggaatttggtgtttgatgaaaggaagagagagagtgaattatggaggaaatgaaaattaaaagaggggacaaatggaggaGAGGTGGCCGGTCAAATGGCAAGAGGAAGGTTGGTCAATTGTTTAtgttttgggtttgcttcgacggtaattagaaatattcgtcgaacgcgatttccgagaatattaaagttcttaaacacgattttactaaaagattaagtactcatatgcccaatatccaaactcgtttacccaacgaccgtaagaaatgggaaaatcccaatattacgacttttatcagaaatctattttatcaaagtaaaaggtttaaatatagtttaaattacttttaaacatttctaaactatcaaaagtgattacattacttcaaactaaaataaaattatattttatcaaattattattatttcattttctcaaaaaaaaaatttattattatttcaaataaattaatattaaattaaaatggattaaaatattacttttaaaatataataaaggtcttcaaatttacggggtgttacatttattttctcttggactatttattggtgctacttatgcttgtgtgtagcacatgcactACTTTTTGATTTAATGTTACGcgctttaagttgtattgattgtgaTTTGTGTGCGCATTTGTTTTAAATGCGGGAAACTTGCTCTCCAGTtgagtacttgatcgagtgctggtaggctcgatcgagtacccacgctTTCTGGGTCAGAAACGTGCCAGACGATGATAGGAATTGTGCGgttgtttattttcccttatttttgcagctggtttgggggaactcATATGCTCTTACCcagtattctcttcccttgtaccttcttttattgtattatctctagTTACTTCCCATTCCTCTTGTTAATTGTGCCATTTCGGTTGCTGAAATTTTTTGTGTGATTGTTaggctgtaggcgtcacaatgaggacactgtgtcATTTAGGTTTGGGGAAGGAGTCTTTAATTAAGTTGTGTGATTTACTTATTGTTGTGTGCATTTAcatcaaaatccataaaaatttaaaaaaaattcaaaatacaaaaacatgtttttcttttgttttaggtcgagtcttggtgaatttaataacaacgatgttaaattgcattgtttttgcatttgaatcccatttagttgtccatgtactttgttttgacccgttattcaTGGAAACAAatctcataattcaagtcttaatcgtattgacatgccttatatatgataattatatttgacacaattatgttggtaaactacttaaattctaaggtctatagagcttcctaggccaggaacatcaataaactggtctcattgtcaattaggcttgagtgtgatTTCtgcttgtggaatgtgtaatatcaaactgcataagtgtgacattgatttcttggtacttttattgctttcatttgactaagtacatgtggataggcggttcttatcgttcaaataagccttacattatcCTTTTGTTTAGCctgtttgaacccttgtagccaactttaaattacatcatatagctacaatccaagaatttgcctaccttatcgggacagtcgcatttgcttgtttatcatgtctattttactactttggttgggattgggattattattgtcaattgtgggtgtaatagaattatttagcaattgtgttttatgcttgtgttggaaaaagaaaaatatgaagcaaaagaaaaagaagaaaaaaaaagaaggaaaagaaaaaatcgaaaagaattaaaaagagaaaaagaaaaaaaattgattgcttcatttggttttgtcaagaaTCAAAAGGATGGTTGATTGAGTCTAATGCATACTTGGAGAGTACTTCATTTGCTCTCATGTGTTctaaagttgagattatttctctaagttgggttcatttgttattataagatttttttttggtagaaggtAAGTTCTTCTCATTAAGCACAAAAGCAACTATTACAAACTAAGGACAATAATAATTAAGAGTAGCTCCTATACTATAGAAGCCATCCAGTTTGAATCTACACTTGTTACAATCTTACATCTAATCATTCTTAATTTGAGACATTGTTGAATCTGAGAAATCACAATGCTCGGTCTCAAAAGGATCCCTTCCAATCTTGCTTGATTTCTTTGATGCCACACTGCATAATAGAATGCCATGACCGCAGCCAGACAGACATTTCTCTTCAGCAGGCTCCAATTTCTTCTTCCCACCCAAATTATCCCATTCACAGAAGGTCTAGGAATACAGAGCCAATCACAAATCCCTGCCAGTACCATTGATGCATACTGACAGTCTTGAAAAACATGCTCAACTGTCTCTTGCCCAACATTACACAGGCAACATATATCATCCTGACAAATGTCATGCTTGAACAGTCTAGCTTTGACATTCAGAGCATTCCTAAGAATTAACCATGACAAAAATTTATGTTTAGGCAAAGCCCAACTCTTCCAAATCAGTTTTGCCCATCCAACTTTCTGTTCCTTATGTCGAATCCAATCATATCCTGAGCACACAGTATACCCCTTCTTATCAGCAAGCCAAATACCAGCAGCATAACCAGACTGAAAATCATCTCTAACTCTGCAGATAGTCTTCCAGTTCCAGCTCATATGAGTCTTAGGAACATGACTATCCCAACTACTACCTCTGATATATACCTGATGCACCCATTTGACCCACAAACTATCAGGCTTGCTATATATCCACCATACTAGTTTCCCAATGGTAGCCCTATTCCAGTCAAGGCTATATCTAAGTCCAAGTCCCCCCTCACTCTGAGGAGTACACATCTTTTCCCAATTAACCATAGGTGTTCTAAGATAGACACTAGTGCCATCCCAAAGATAATTCCTACAGATACTATCTATCTTCTTCATCACACCTTTAGGAATCAGAAAAATATTTGCCCAATATGTAAAGAGTGAAGTGAGAACAGATTTAACCAAAACAAGCCTCCCAGCATAGGAGAACTTCCTAGCTCCAAAAGATCTGATTCCCTCAACTATTTTTTCAATCAGGACCTGGCATTCCTTTTTACCTAATCTACCAGCAGTGATGGGTATACCCAGGTATTTAAAAGGAAGCTGTCCTTCAACACAGCCTGAAAGCCCAATAATATAGTCTCTAACCTTTCTCTGAACTCCAAAAAAATAGATATTAGACTTGTGATTATTCATTTTTAGTCCTGAAGCTGCAGAAAAGGTGGCAAAGGATCTCAACAAAACCATAACAGACTGTGTATCTCCTTTGGAAAAGAGTaacaaatcatctgcaaacataaggTGCTGTAATTTAAGTCTACTGCAAAGAGAGTGAAATTTGAAAGGTAGCACCTCATTAGCAAAGTTCAGGACCCTAGACAGATACTCCATTGCAATTGTAAATAACAAGGGAGAGAGAGGGTCTCCTTGTCTCAAACCTTGTTTCCCATGAAAAAAAACAAAAGCTTCCCCATTAAGCACCAATGAATAGGAAGCAGTGGTCACACATTCCTGAATCATTGTGATAAAATGAGGAGGAAAATTCAAAGCTCTCAGCATCTGTAAGAGGAAGGACCAATTGACTGAGTCATAAGCTTTTTTAAGGTCAACTTTAATAAGACATCTAGGGGAGACAGATGACCTATTATACAATCTGATGATATCCTGGCAAACAAGGATATTTTCAATAATATTTCTACCCTGGATAAAACCTCCTTGATTAGGACTGATAATATGAGGGAGGATCTTGGCAAGCCTAGCACAAAGGAGCTTAGAAATAACCTTATACaggacattacaacaagcaatggACCTGAATTGGGTCACATCCTCAGGTAAAGGCACTTTTGGGATCAGAGTAACCAAAGTATGGTTGAtttgttttagaagtcttccatgaGTAAAAAAACAGAAATGGCCTTACAGATATCACCCCCAATGATCTCCCAAGAGTCCTTAAAGAATGCACTTGAGTAACCATCAGGGCCAGGAGCTTTATGATTAGGGATAGAAAACAAAGCATCCTTGATCTCTTCATTAGTCACTGGACTCAACAATATCTGCCAGTGCTCATCAGAACAAATAGGGCCCTTCTTAACCACAGCTTCTTTAACTGGCTTCAGGTCAGCAGACTCACCCAACAAATGTTGATAAAAAGTTAGGAAAGCTTGCTGAATATCATCAGGTTCAGTACAGCAATGCCCCTCCACATCAGTAATTTGAAGGACCTTATTTCTAGCATGTCTGCTCTTCATATAACTATGAAACATTTTAGTATTAGAATCACCATCAGTAAGCCAAACTGCTTTAGATTTTTGAACCAGGAAGCTATTACAAGCAGTTTGCAACTCCTGATACTCCTTCAAAGCTACTAACTCAGTAGTAATCAAGTCAGAGTTAGTAGGATCACTTCTCAGCTTGGTCTGAATATACTCAAGGTACTTCCAAGCCCTCATACAATTATTCTCAACATCACCAAATTAAATAAATCTCTATTCAGAGCTTTTAAGGGATTCTTGAGCATCCTAAGCTTCTGAACTATCTGAAACATAGGAGTACCATAGATACAATGCTCCCAAATCTTCTGAACAGTTGGGATAAAAAGAGCCACACCACTCCACATATTATAATATTTAAAGGAGCTTTTCCTCTGGCATATTGAAGACTGCCTCTGGATAGTGCAAGGGGTGTGGTCAAAATACCCCTCCACATGAAAATGAGCATAGTAATAAGCTCTATCATTAACCCATTCATGATTCACTAATGCCCTATCCAACCTGCTGTACACTCTAGTAGCTGCTTCCTGCTTATTATTCCAAGTGAAATAGGAACCAGTAACAGCAATGTCCACTAGGTTACAGCAGTCCACACAATCCTGAAAATCAGCAATTTCCTCCTCAGTTGACTGCCCCCCAACCTTTCACAAGGACTGAGAACTGTATTAAAATCCCccaaaatatataaagtgtgttattataagatttggtttttgtttagcgttgcgactaccgtcttagctccacatatccataacgtgctttgtcacaaaccatttctatccctttaacccatttgccacccttattgtccttgatacatgtacttttgtctacatattgtgaatgcatattagttggggaaatctctatcacattagattgcatgcatgtttcataagttgagtgagtgcttCTAGTTCTTtatatcttcacatataactcacccttttctacttatgagtgcatgagtgaaatccgcgagaatccgactaatttatcttgcaagatcgaaaggtatttgacatttgtctatagtatggtgacttgagacttaagctacgttttctatttcccgtacctttgaatttgttttattggtacactttggtcattgctttgttatagatatggatagcttgggatttgtacgtgcatcaacattagctctgagttgtttattcgccatttaTATGATTGCCTTTTTGTAgttgtgtgttgctttgcttgaggacaagcaaagagatggtttgggggagtttggtgagtcataattatatacatatttatgcctcccctgaATTACTTTTGATATGGTTTTCGTGTTagattatatcatttacatgccttttatattagaacgttgatacttccgtcttttgatgtttaatgcatgaatgatgcatttgaggagtaaaggaatgaaatgggcatcgcggagtaggcatggaggaatacacggagcatggcacgggaatccataagaatgaaggaagagaagttaagaagaaaacacgaagaaaagagcagaACAAGTGATGCCTCGATCAACTATGGCCGGGCTCGATCAAGGaacttggttactcgatcgagtacattggggctcgatcgaggaacctcttgattctatattttccgcaattttccttaagtcggttatgttttattataaatacctagtATCGTACCCTAGTTTACTTAagctttattttatttagtttcgTATTGCTACCCTAGAAAACTGTCAAAATACTTTTAGTTTAGattattgttcttacttttggATCTAAATTTCGTTCTTCATTATTCGTTAAGGTACTTattctttcctcattaattattaatttagttCATGCTATTATttatttgttcttatttattgtctttaattATATCTTCataaattgttgttgttgttcttccctttaatatgagtagctaattctcttatctagggtgaatggAGATcgaggttgttagaagggggaattaattaatgaattgatagttaaaattgcttattcattgttgttcagtttattattcttcatctagttagttaattactggcCAGGGTTAATTGACTAGAATAGCAaattgagactttcaccgactgggttagaatcaatataggctacgataactgaatagagataatttaatgatagtgattgcatgttaaattagatctaaaggaatattgaatcgaccgatcatataaccttaaacaacataattagctctatCAATAAGTTAAATCTCACCCCCGAATAACTACCAAGTGAACCTAAACCCTAGacttcttaatattattgttattcatcttttattacactttgttagaaatcaaatcaaTCAAAACTCCCGAaatttgttactttaagacggACTTAGACATTAGCAAATATATTATTACCGCCtacctgtggatacgataccctacttaccgctagctatttgttagtagtATTATAGGATTATTTTGATtgaggtgatacgactttagccttatcactaCATAATGAAGACTCTATATATATCAGCTCCTTGCAGATAGATCTAAATGaattaaaagaaagaaagaaaaaaaattaatcttttgatttaaatttgtATAATATATGCATACAACAAAAGGTCAATATACCTTAAAAACCTTCGAAACTTGCATAATCTTTGATCATCTATCTCAAATTTTACTCCTAAATACATAAAATCTATGTAAATATAAATTTAAAGTATAGAAATATGAGTAAATAAAATTCTACTTAAGATGTAAAACTAACACTAAAACACAAAGATACGTGGTTGagtaaataagaaaaaaaaatactCTGTAGTGCACAAGCAAGATTATGTTAAATTAAAACATAATGTACGTTCTTTTGATTCAATTAATTAATGATATGTAAACCCTTGAGGCCTTGAGTAATAAGTAGTCTAACTTATTAAGACTCTTCCAAAATTACTCTTATTCAAAATCTAGGCTAATGCGTGAGTCTACAGCTGATCACCAATTCATCATATGAATAATATATACTGTAAGTTGCTCCATTGTTACACAAAAATTGTTAAAATCGCCAAATTCTACTTTacttcttttctgtttatttccTCCATCGAATGATCTCCACATTCTTATACAGACTAAAATAATGAAACAAAGATAGTAACATATATAGATCGGTGAATAGTTTTATATGTATTGATCTCTTGAATGTATATGAAGGCAATTATGATTTATATACAAACTCCaatgattaattattgattaTATTTTGATGGAACCGTAGTTTATATTTCGTGTAACAACGTAAGATTACACTCCACCATCTTAACATaacattttatcaaataaattcattatttatctgacagcttcttgaattttgatgcAAGAATACAAACTATAAATGTATGGGGCTATAAGTGGTGgaaaaataataatgataactTGAACTATTATAAATGTTTTTTATCTATTTGAtaattttaatctacttatattaggataattttattaaatatatTTGATCTATTTATATTATGGTAgttttattaaaatttattttaaatattaagaggtctacttttattaggaaaattttattaaatttatttGGAAATCTACTCtttttaggataattttattaaaatgtgCTTTAAAATCATAGGAATAGGAATTGTAAAAAAAGTTCTATTTGatcattttaatctacttttattaggataattttattaaatatattgatctacttatattaggataattttattaaaattagtTTTAAATATTAAGagtttattaggataattttattaaatttatttCAAAATCTACTCTTCTtacgataattttattaaaatttgctTTGAAATCATAGGAATAGGAATTctaaaaagttggactctctaatatcgctcgaaaagttcctgctttatataaatatatattgattgattgttgttgttgttgttgttgttgttgttgttgttgttgttgttgttgttgttgttgttgttgttgttgttgttgttgttgttgttgttgctgctgctgctgctgctgttgttgttgctttgttgttaTGTAACGATCTTCAGGGAAAATCCGGCAAGAAAGTTACAAGAGGCAAGATCAATCACAGGAACTCCAAGAATTAAGAAAAGAGTTCGGATGATGATCTCAATTTGTTATTAATTCCAAAGAATGATTACAATTGCAAAATGTATCAAATGTAAACTATTCTTAGAACTAAATGATTACAAGATTTAGTGAGAGAGTTTGAGAGAGAAAATTATGTAATGAAAATCAGAATGA is a genomic window containing:
- the LOC141632840 gene encoding uncharacterized protein LOC141632840, yielding MEYLSRVLNFANEVLPFKFHSLCSRLKLQHLMFADDLLLFSKGDTQSVMVLLRSFATFSAASGLKMNNHKSNIYFFGVQRKVRDYIIGLSGCVEGQLPFKYLGIPITAGRLGKKECQVLIEKIVEGIRSFGARKFSYAGRLVLVKSVLTSLFTYWANIFLIPKGVMKKIDSICRNYLWDGTSVYLRTPMVNWEKMCTPQSEGGLGLRYSLDWNRATIGKLVWWIYSKPDSLWVKWVHQVYIRGSSWDSHVPKTHMSWNWKTICRVRDDFQSGYAAGIWLADKKGYTVCSGYDWIRHKEQKVGWAKLIWKSWALPKHKFLSWLILRNALNVKARLFKHDICQDDICCLCNVGQETVEHVFQDCQYASMVLAGICDWLCIPRPSVNGIIWVGRRNWSLLKRNVCLAAVMAFYYAVWHQRNQARLEGILLRPSIVISQIQQCLKLRMIRCKIVTSVDSNWMASIV